From one Nycticebus coucang isolate mNycCou1 chromosome 14, mNycCou1.pri, whole genome shotgun sequence genomic stretch:
- the LOC128565413 gene encoding olfactory receptor 5L1-like, whose protein sequence is MGKENCTAVTEFILLGLSDAPELRAFLLLIFLFIYGVTVLANLGMTALIQVSSRLHTPMYFFLSHLSFVDFCYSSVIVPKMLADILNKDKSISFLGCMTQFYLFCTCVVTEIFLLAVMAYDRFVAICNPLLYTVTMSRRLCVELVSCCYLCGTVCSLIHLCSALEIPSYTSNVINHFFCDLPPLLSLACSDVTVNEVLLFTVAAFNEIFAIVIILTSYLFILVTILRIRSAEGRRKAFSTCASHLTAIVVFHGTILSIYCRPSSGDSGDADKVATVFYTVVIPMLNPLIYSLRNKDVKEALRKVVGSKMHS, encoded by the coding sequence ATGGGCAAGGAAAACTGCACTGCCGTGACAGAGTTCATTCTCCTGGGATTGTCAGACGCCCCTGAGCTGCGAGCTTTCCTCCTACTGATTTTCCTCTTCATCTATGGAGTCACAGTTTTGGCCAACCTGGGTATGACGGCACTCATCCAAGTTAGCTCCCGGCTTCATACTCCCATGTACTTTTTCCTCAGTCACTTATCCTTTGTAGATTTCTGCTACTCCTCAGTCATTGTGCCCAAGATGTTGGCTGATATTCTCAACAAGGACAAATCTATATCCTTCCTGGGGTGCATGACGCAATTCTACTTGTTTTGCACATGTGTGGTCACTGAGATCTTCCTGCTGGCAGTGATGGCCTACGACCGCTTTGTGGCCATCTGTAACCCTCTGCTGTACACTGTCACCATGTCTCGCAGGCTCTGTGTGGAGCTGGTCTCCTGCTGCTACCTTTGTGGGACAGTGTGCTCTCTCATCCACTTGTGCTCAGCTCTGGAGATCCCGTCCTACACATCAAATGTGATCAACCACTTCTTCTGCGATCTGCCCCCTCTCCTGAGCCTTGCTTGCTCAGATGTCACTGTGAATGAGGTGCTGCTGTTCACTGTGGCCGCCTTCAATGAGATCTTCGCCATCGTGATCATTCTCACTTCCTACTTGTTTATTCTGGTCACCATCCTGAGGATTCGCTCTGCAGAGGGCAGGCGCAAGGCATTTTCCACCTGTGCTTCCCACCTCACGGCCATCGTGGTCTTCCATGGAACGATCCTCTCCATTTACTGCAGGCCCAGCTCTGGTGACAGTGGGGATGCTGACAAAGTGGCCACGGTGTTCTACACTGTAGTGATTCCCATGCTGAACCCCCTGATCTACAGCCTGAGGAACAAGGATGTGAAGGAAGCTCTCAGAAAAGTGGTAGGCTCCAAGATGCATTCCTAG